The proteins below are encoded in one region of Triticum aestivum cultivar Chinese Spring chromosome 1B, IWGSC CS RefSeq v2.1, whole genome shotgun sequence:
- the LOC123145664 gene encoding U3 small nucleolar RNA-associated protein 25, protein MGKAYHKKLGVNKAAAAGAGGGKGKAARGGNGKHSGGSTARAGAGGAGPTEGAKGAGGAAAFFPTGHSTFQTAVAATNDNEYYDQEENDCSSEEDCPPFTPAGHSTFQTAVQSTNEYYDEEENDCSSPFAPADHSTFATAVKTMNEYYDEEENLGLSMDNEEEGVQDAELVSDADGEGDDVSGGRGDNDNAGAGSGDDLFDGDDYYRDDIAGGFDDGYDPGDAGDGGDDWW, encoded by the exons ATGGGGAAGGCCTACCACAAGAAGCTGGGCGTGAACAaggcggccgccgccggcgccggcggcgggaagGGCAAGGCCGCCCGCGGCGGGAACGGTAAGCACTCGGGAGGAAGCACGGCGAGAGCGGGCGCGGGCGGTGCCGGCCCGACAGAAGGCGCCAAGGGAGCAGGTGGTGCGGCGGCATTCTTTCCCACCGGCCATAGCACCTTCCAGACG GCAGTGGCTGCCACCAATGACAATGAGTACTACGACCAGGAGGAGAACGACTGTTCGTCTGAGGAAGACTGCCCACCATTCACTCCCGCCGGCCATAGCACATTCCAGACG GCTGTTCAATCCACGAATGAGTACTATGATGAGGAGGAGAACGACTGTTCGTCCCCATTCGCTCCAGCAGACCATAGCACCTTTGCGACG GCCGTGAAGACCATGAATGAGTActacgacgaggaggagaacctcgGTTTGTCCATGGACAACGAGGAAGAGGGCGTGCAGGATGCTGAGCTTGTGTCTGATGCAGACGGAGAGGGTGATGACGTCAGTGGCGGGCGTGGTGATAACGACAATGCCGGGGCTGGGAGTGGTGATGACCTCTTCGACGGTGATGACTACTACCGCGACGACATTGCCGGGGGTTTTGACGATGGCTACGATCCAGGTGATGCTGGGGATGGAGGTGATGACTGGTGGTAG